The DNA segment ggcagcacgttttgtattatcgcgaagtatgagactgtcacaggaatgatacaggatttggactggacatcattaaaagaaagacgtttttcgttgcgacggaatcccctcacgaaattccaatcaccaactttctccttcgaatgcgaaaatattttgttgacactgacctacatagggaggaacgatcaccacgataaaataagggatatcagtgctcgtacagaaagatataggtgttcgctctttccccgcgctatacgagattggaataatagagaactgtgaaggtggttcgatgaaccctcttccaggcactttaatgtgattttcaagtatttatgtagatataggtgtagatgtagttaCTTAACAGACTCTTTCAAAACGGGATTTATTGCAACACTGTATAAGTGCGTATCCAAAAGACGCAAAATCAAACAGGTTGACGAATTCGTCTAGCAGTAGCGTAGGTTATCAGTTTGGCAACAGTCTCTCAGTTTTTATGCAGTGCAGCAGCGATTTGTAGCCCAGGACAGTGGCTAGAGTGCGAGAGATGGCGTTGGTTGGGTGGGAAACCTGCGTCGATCAGAAGACACATGCAGACTGAATGAACTATCGAGACACTGATGTTGGACTATTGAGGAGTAGTTGGTGAAGTAGGATGTAGTAAGCTGAATGAACCGTCGTGATGGACTGCTGAAGGGCAGTCTCTCTTACCAGAGATGGTGTTCAGTGCAGCAGCGACTTGTAGCCCAGGCCGATGGCTGGAGCTGCGGCAATGGCGGGCACCGCCGTCTTGATCACCGCCGGTGTCTGCAACAATACGACATGTAATGAGCTCCCTGTGATGAGTTATCGCGCTTGCATCGGGGGGATGCGTTATGGATTGTGGCTGGTGTCCAGTTTACAAACAAAGTGTATCCACTGGTCGGGTTACGTATGTTTATATCTACGTGCACATCTAGCAGTAGCGGCTCTGACTAGTCATGAACAACAGTCTTGCTCCCGGCTTCAGTCACAGACACTTCTTGAATGTATAGAAGTCACCTACAATGGTGGTCAAAGACTGCTCATGTAAGTTACTCTCGTTCTGCTAACGGCATAGTAGACGTCAGCAGAAGTGTCGCAATCGGTTCCCTAAATCTGATCAAGAGGATTTTATGAAGGCAGTGTCGTATTTTACACTCGGTGAGAACACCTGTTCATTGGATGGGctgtaaagatgatgatgatgattagagttttagggcgcacaacaacgaggttatcagcgcccgttcccaaaaggaatgttgacgagtgcagccaagatatgttaaacaaggatcaattcagagTCGATCTTCGCGAGAATTGGaaatgttcaaattgcaagattggacacagcacatcaaaacagctagataaaactaaaaataaaatagcagtgcaaaataggtaaaaataattaacggtcgctgagtgaccacttacaaataatgggtgaccaaaccactttacagcacattaagatctcgaacccaatattttgggaagaagtccagacatcacacaaaaacgtaaaactctagcgacactcgcctcattattagttaaaatagagggcaggtctggtgggaaactgaaatcttccctcaaacccgcatataaaacacactcagttaaaatatgtcttatcgacagctgtgtcccacatgtctgacacgttagTGGCTCCttacgacgtaacagaaaaccatttgTCAATGGACAATGTCGTACtcgaagccgtgtaagggctacttcctcagctcgtcgttgtcggtaggaggtgagccacggtcggacagaatccttcaccgctcgcaacttattatccctcacttccagccactgagcctcccaccaacgcatgaccttccgagtcacgaatgaTGTTATGGAGACTCAGCCACCTGATAAGAATTCCAAACACTAGAGCTGTGTTCTGCTTGCGTTACAGATCTACTGGACTTTTGGAGAGCTGACTCGAAAATCTGTCGTCCATTTCTCTTCTACTCATGTGCCGTtggtgttccatttcatatccctcgtTAGTATTGCCCCTACATAACTAGATAATACAATGGGCTCCAGATATTTGGAACAGGTGTTGTTACTGGATAGTATCAGGTGTTATCGAGAGCTCTCGGAGCTAGTAATGTCAAATGTATTAGGACGCTGTAAAATGTTTCTGGATTGTAGACTATGTTATCTAAATGCAGCCAAGGAGATTTGTTTTATTACATTGGCTCTCGTCACAACAGTATATCTCGTTTGAAATCCTCGTTTGTCCTACTTATTCAGTGCACGTTTCCTTTAACTCCATTGCTTTGTGCACACAGCGACACATGGCCCCATTTGTGCAGCTGGTGACCCATAGGAAGCGGGTAGGAGGAAAAATAATTACTTTGCGAGGCATGAAATATTGCCTACTACTGCATCAATAGATGTTCGTGACAGAGACCAAGCAATGTTGGGGAAGTTGACTGAAACTGATTACTCACCTGCTCGTGGATGACCTGGGGAGGTCCCTGGACCAGCTGGGCAGGGGGCTGGATGAGGCGGGTCTGCACGATGGGGGGAGGCTGGATCACCTGCCTCTGCAGCACTGGAGGCGGCTGCACCAGCTGCGTCGGTCCGGGCACCACGCGGGTGCGCAGCACAGTGGCTGGAGCGGCGGCGATGCcgatggcgggggcggcggcgatggcgggggcggcggcgatgGCGGGGGCGGCGAAGCCCAGGCCTCCAAAGCCGCCTCCCAAGCCGCCTCCGTAGCCGCCACCGTAGCCGCCGAAGCCGCCTCCGTAGCCTCCCAGGCCGGCAGAGAAGCCTCCCAGGTAG comes from the Schistocerca piceifrons isolate TAMUIC-IGC-003096 chromosome 9, iqSchPice1.1, whole genome shotgun sequence genome and includes:
- the LOC124717367 gene encoding cuticle protein 79-like, which translates into the protein MKIIILTVALVAAAQCGPVPEPEAKAKAAPGYLGGFSAGLGGYGGGFGGYGGGYGGGLGGGFGGLGFAAPAIAAAPAIAAAPAIGIAAAPATVLRTRVVPGPTQLVQPPPVLQRQVIQPPPIVQTRLIQPPAQLVQGPPQVIHEQTPAVIKTAVPAIAAAPAIGLGYKSLLH